The following are encoded together in the Petrotoga sp. 9PWA.NaAc.5.4 genome:
- a CDS encoding sensor domain-containing diguanylate cyclase, which translates to MYYLSILFLILIILIAYVYWHGIRIAIYIRRMDKNKDKVRIFRPPKPNYVILSRFKENLLEIALDCLEKEMEKNEVLSVFIEQIPVFLKADSWSFLLTPENDEWRFLSWNKNLDFLPLDQIAKSVKDKGKHIKIILETKRSLFYKDIKKNDFWDNSNAVTISWMGIPIYVDGQIVGVLNIDWFKKRKVSKSEIELLETFSKEISRILTKIFRLNDLLLNSNLDPLTETYNRRALEKYLQNHNVPSHLVGVVFLDIDNFKEINDNFGHIIGDQTLKIIVKRIRNVIDSKDIIFRYGGDEFVLILNNIKIKEDIEKILKRIKSFVSGPITFGEVSLIVSFSAGYAVVPEEAANIQKAIEIADKKMLQEK; encoded by the coding sequence ATGTATTATTTGTCGATTTTATTTTTAATACTTATTATTTTAATAGCTTATGTTTATTGGCATGGTATAAGAATAGCTATTTATATAAGAAGGATGGATAAAAATAAAGATAAAGTAAGAATATTCCGACCACCGAAACCAAATTATGTAATATTGAGTAGATTTAAGGAGAATTTACTTGAAATAGCATTAGATTGTTTAGAAAAGGAGATGGAAAAAAACGAAGTTTTAAGTGTTTTTATAGAACAGATTCCAGTTTTTTTGAAAGCGGATTCTTGGAGTTTTTTATTGACGCCGGAAAATGATGAGTGGAGATTTTTAAGTTGGAACAAAAATTTAGATTTTTTACCGTTAGATCAGATTGCCAAGTCTGTCAAAGACAAAGGTAAACATATAAAAATTATATTGGAAACTAAAAGGTCGCTGTTTTATAAAGATATTAAAAAGAATGACTTTTGGGACAATTCTAATGCAGTAACAATTTCATGGATGGGAATTCCAATATATGTAGATGGGCAAATTGTAGGAGTTTTGAACATAGACTGGTTTAAAAAGCGAAAAGTATCTAAATCGGAAATAGAACTTTTAGAAACGTTTTCAAAGGAAATATCAAGAATTCTAACAAAAATATTTAGGTTAAATGACTTGTTATTGAATTCTAATTTGGACCCTTTAACAGAAACTTATAATAGAAGAGCTCTAGAAAAATATCTCCAAAATCATAATGTACCTTCCCACCTTGTAGGGGTAGTTTTTTTAGATATAGACAACTTTAAAGAAATTAACGATAATTTTGGCCATATTATAGGAGATCAGACGCTTAAAATAATAGTAAAAAGGATTAGGAACGTAATAGATTCTAAAGATATTATTTTTAGGTATGGTGGGGATGAATTTGTATTGATATTAAATAACATAAAAATTAAAGAAGACATTGAAAAAATATTGAAAAGAATAAAATCTTTTGTGAGCGGCCCTATTACTTTTGGGGAAGTTTCATTAATAGTGTCTTTTAGTGCGGGTTATGCAGTTGTACCCGAAGAAGCTGCTAATATTCAAAAAGCGATTGAGATAGCAGATAAAAAGATGCTTCAGGAAAAATAA
- a CDS encoding aldo/keto reductase produces the protein MKYNNLGKAGIKVSEISFGSWLTFGNQLDTEGVKACLRTAFENGVNFFDNAEAYANGLSESLMGMAIKEYKREDLVISTKIFWGGKGPNDIGISRKHLLEGIWNSLKRLQLDYVDLIFCHRPDPTTPIEETVFAMDYIIRNGLALYWGTSEWNAKQLEEAYTIADKRNLIAPSMEQPQYNMFVREKVEKEFKPLYEKYGLGLTTWSPLASGVLTGKYNEGIPENSRLAKFKGLKEDIERNGLLSKENIEKVRKLTKIAVDLDATMAQLAIAWILKNPNVSTVITGASNPQQVKENIKASEIKEKLTDDVIQEIEKILNNKPL, from the coding sequence ATGAAATACAACAATCTTGGAAAAGCAGGAATCAAAGTTAGTGAAATTTCTTTTGGTTCTTGGTTGACTTTTGGAAATCAACTTGATACAGAAGGAGTAAAAGCATGCTTAAGAACAGCTTTTGAAAACGGAGTCAATTTCTTTGATAATGCAGAAGCTTATGCAAACGGACTTTCTGAATCCCTGATGGGAATGGCTATAAAAGAATATAAACGAGAAGACCTTGTAATTTCAACGAAAATATTTTGGGGTGGAAAAGGGCCAAATGATATAGGAATTTCAAGAAAGCATCTTTTAGAAGGAATATGGAATTCTCTTAAAAGATTACAGTTAGATTATGTTGATCTTATATTTTGTCATCGTCCCGACCCAACGACACCTATAGAAGAAACAGTATTTGCAATGGATTATATTATCAGAAACGGGTTAGCTCTTTACTGGGGAACTTCTGAATGGAATGCAAAACAGTTAGAAGAAGCCTATACAATTGCCGATAAAAGAAACTTAATCGCTCCAAGTATGGAACAGCCTCAATACAATATGTTTGTTAGAGAAAAGGTAGAAAAAGAATTTAAGCCCCTTTACGAAAAATATGGTTTAGGATTAACAACGTGGAGTCCATTAGCAAGTGGTGTCTTGACAGGAAAATATAATGAAGGAATTCCAGAAAATAGCAGACTTGCAAAGTTTAAAGGTTTGAAAGAAGATATAGAAAGAAATGGCTTGTTATCCAAAGAAAATATCGAAAAGGTAAGAAAGCTAACCAAAATTGCCGTCGACTTAGACGCAACAATGGCTCAACTCGCTATAGCATGGATACTTAAAAATCCGAATGTAAGCACTGTCATAACAGGAGCAAGTAATCCACAACAAGTAAAAGAAAATATAAAAGCTTCAGAAATTAAAGAAAAACTAACCGATGATGTTATACAAGAAATAGAAAAAATACTAAACAATAAACCTTTATAA
- a CDS encoding ExsB family protein: MSISQVFKEVEIIIDNNVKERIKNIQIEMKEIIGDKHLYIAFSGGMDSTVVALLAKDTLKKNRITLVNVCFGAYSYSKGLEAVLSVATQLGIRLFFVRGEEEQESIMYHGPNCNQCTRVVKIGKVKEFSYKGIIASGANKSDSWGNTGIKFLDGIYSPLINLNKDEIKEILDYYEFTIPKIGENNIREGCKYKHLLKMSVSNIYHSRADVIANEIIHDVLDFYDVKREIANVKIIGPLSKNVALINIKPLPDRKILTEILSILEREESIDFVDIVDKPLKLKILANPGIYNNDESKYWVLNGRLAPEFAMPISAEWIKSTNKKLWTFAVIDYEKLDK, encoded by the coding sequence GTGAGTATAAGTCAAGTTTTTAAGGAGGTTGAAATAATAATTGATAATAATGTAAAAGAAAGGATAAAAAATATACAAATTGAAATGAAAGAAATAATTGGAGATAAACACTTATATATCGCTTTTTCTGGAGGTATGGATAGTACTGTAGTAGCCTTACTTGCAAAAGATACTTTAAAAAAAAATAGAATTACTTTGGTAAATGTTTGTTTTGGCGCTTATTCTTATTCTAAAGGTCTTGAAGCTGTTTTAAGTGTAGCTACTCAATTAGGTATAAGGCTTTTTTTTGTACGTGGCGAGGAAGAGCAAGAAAGTATTATGTATCACGGTCCCAACTGCAATCAATGTACAAGGGTCGTCAAAATAGGTAAAGTTAAAGAGTTTTCGTATAAAGGTATAATTGCTTCAGGAGCAAATAAATCTGATTCATGGGGAAATACAGGCATTAAATTTTTAGATGGAATATATTCTCCACTTATAAATTTGAATAAAGATGAAATAAAAGAGATTTTGGATTATTATGAATTCACCATCCCAAAAATTGGAGAAAACAATATCAGAGAAGGATGTAAATATAAACATTTATTAAAGATGTCTGTTAGTAATATTTATCATTCACGTGCAGATGTAATTGCTAATGAAATAATTCATGATGTGTTAGATTTCTATGATGTGAAAAGAGAAATTGCAAATGTGAAAATAATCGGACCTTTATCTAAGAACGTTGCTTTAATAAATATAAAACCGTTACCTGATCGAAAAATTTTAACAGAAATATTATCTATATTGGAGAGAGAGGAAAGTATAGATTTTGTAGATATTGTTGATAAGCCTTTGAAATTAAAAATTCTTGCAAATCCCGGAATTTATAACAACGATGAATCAAAGTATTGGGTCTTAAATGGCAGATTAGCTCCTGAATTTGCTATGCCCATATCCGCTGAATGGATTAAAAGTACTAATAAAAAACTTTGGACTTTTGCAGTTATTGATTATGAAAAATTAGACAAATAA